A genome region from Nocardiopsis exhalans includes the following:
- a CDS encoding MerR family transcriptional regulator yields MSLSIKDFSEVSELPPQTLRFYHSEGLLVPAEVDEATGYRYYAIEQVETALLVTALRGTGMSVKLVRRALEAPDTASALLKEHAEALERQREAEDEAVATARELLVSWPEVQRKETPGTTVLSKAVPAVAVRRRRGQPDRYDWEEVTAAVSATVGELITLAEGQGAGVAGTAWFSWAGETTEQKEQARTEQGPHWLAKLPVTADAEALAALAQEVDVQTFEAREELSIQLPGRNSMPKYSTAVSRLVTQAPEGFFPDFSGLRHILHEDGVETAMRLRPLGEAEGLT; encoded by the coding sequence ATGAGCCTTTCGATCAAGGATTTCAGCGAGGTGAGCGAGCTGCCGCCGCAGACGCTGCGCTTCTACCACTCCGAGGGCCTGCTGGTCCCCGCCGAGGTCGATGAGGCGACCGGGTACCGCTACTACGCCATCGAACAGGTCGAGACCGCCCTGCTGGTCACCGCCTTGCGGGGCACCGGTATGAGCGTCAAGCTCGTTCGTCGCGCTCTGGAGGCGCCAGACACCGCTTCCGCACTGCTCAAGGAACACGCCGAAGCATTGGAGCGCCAGCGCGAAGCCGAGGACGAGGCGGTCGCCACCGCCCGCGAACTCCTCGTCTCCTGGCCCGAGGTCCAGCGCAAGGAGACACCGGGGACGACGGTGCTGTCGAAGGCCGTTCCGGCGGTCGCCGTGCGGAGGCGGCGGGGCCAGCCCGACCGGTACGACTGGGAGGAGGTCACCGCCGCCGTCTCAGCCACCGTGGGAGAGCTGATCACCCTGGCTGAGGGGCAAGGCGCCGGCGTGGCCGGTACCGCTTGGTTCAGCTGGGCCGGGGAAACCACTGAGCAGAAGGAGCAGGCCCGCACCGAACAGGGTCCGCACTGGCTGGCCAAGCTTCCGGTCACCGCTGACGCCGAGGCGCTCGCGGCCTTGGCTCAAGAGGTGGACGTGCAGACCTTCGAGGCTCGGGAGGAGCTGTCGATCCAACTCCCTGGCCGCAACTCGATGCCCAAGTACAGCACGGCCGTTTCCCGACTCGTGACCCAGGCCCCGGAGGGGTTCTTCCCCGACTTCTCCGGGCTGCGCCACATCCTGCACGAAGACGGTGTGGAGACCGCGATGCGATTGCGCCCTCTAGGTGAGGCCGAGGGCTTGACCTGA